AAGTCTCAAAAGATCATCCTCTAAAGATAAAAAGAAACGAGATGCTCCTGGATCACCCTGTCTCCCTGCTCTTCCTCTTAATTGATTATCTATCCTTCTTGATTCATGTCTCTCAGTTCCAATAATATATAAACCCCCAAGAGCCTTTACTTTTTCAGCATCTTTTTGGCATTCTAAATATTTTTCATAAAGAACCTTCGCCCAGTAATCTTTATATTTAGTAGTAGGATCAAGTCCTTGTCTTGCCATAGCAAGTACTTCATTCCAAGCTCTTTCATCAATTTCAGACAAATCATACCCCTCTGCTTCAAGCTGAGCTTTAGCAAGCCCCTCTGGATTACCTCCTAAAATAATGTCAACTCCTCTACCTGCCATATTAGTAGCTATGGTTACAGTATGAGATCTTCCAGCTTGTGCGATAATTTGGGCTTCTTTTTCGTGATGCTTTGCATTTAAAACTTGATGAGGAATTTTCCTCTTTTTTAGCATTTTTGAAAGGAGTTCATTTTTTTCAATACTTGTAGTTCCTACAAGTACAGGTCTTCCTTCTTTATAACATTTTTCTATTTCTTCAACCACCTTTTCAAATTTTTCTTTTTGGGTTCTGAAAACCACATCAGGATAGTCAATTCTTATCATGGGTTTATGAGTAGGAATAACTACTACATCAAGATTATAAATTTCTTTAAATTCAGCAGCCTCTGTTTCTGCAGTTCCTGTCATACCAGCAAGTTTTTCATACATTCTAAAATAATTCTGAATGGTTATCATAGCTAAGGTCTGATTTTCAGCCTCAATTCTTAATCTTTCTTTAGCTTCTATAGCTTGATGAAGACCGTCACTCCATCTTCTACCAGGCATTAACCTTCCAGTAAATTCATCTACAATTATTACTTTTCCATCCTTAACTACATAATCTACATCCCTTTTAAATAGATGATGTGCTCTTAAAGCTTGATTTATATGATGAATAAGTCTAACATATCTTGGATTATACAAATTTTTTATACCGAGAAGTCTTTCACATTCTGCAATTCCTTCTTCTGTTAAAAAAGCATTTTTAGTTTTTTCATCCACAGTAAAATGAATGTCTTTTTTAAGTTTTCTTACAATTTCATCTATGTAATAATAAAGATCTGTTGATTCTTCAGAAGGACCAGAAATAATCAGTGGAGTCCTTGCCTCATCTATTAAAATAGAATCTACTTCATCTATGATGGCATAATAATGCCCTCTCTGAACCATATCTTCTAAGGAATATTTCATGTTGTCACGGAGATAGTCAAAACCAAATTCGCTATTTGTTCCATAAGTTATATCGCAGGCATAAGCTTTTTTCCTTTCTGAATCACTCATTTGATTTTGAAGATATCCAACAGTTAAGCCCAAAAATCTATAAATAGGCCCCATCCATTCAGCATCTCTTTTAGCAAGGTAATCATTAACTGTGACTATGTGGACACCTTTACCTGTTAGGGCATTTAAATAAGCAGGAAGAGTTGCAACTAAAGTTTTCCCCTCTCCTGTTTTCATTTCAGCAATTTTACCTTCATGTAAGACAATTCCACCCATAATTTGAACATCAAAATGACGCATTCCAAGAACTCTTCTTGCAGCCTCTCTTACTACAGCAAAGGCTTCTGGCAAAATATCATCAAGAGTAGCTCCTCTTTCCAATCTCTCCTTAAATTCTACAGTTTTTCTTGAAAGTTCAGCATCAGAAAGTTTTTGCATTTCAGGTTCTAAAGAATTTATTTTTTCAACTATAGGTTTAAGCCTTTTTAATTCTCTTTCGTTTTTTGTTCCTACAATTTTTGCTAAAACTCGAGCAATCATAATAAAATTCTCACCTTTTTGGATTTTTAATAATTTAATACTTTTTCTTTATAAAACAACCTACCTTGTTTTTTAGATTCCTTTCTTTTAAAATAAGGCTTGATGAAAATAAAAGAAAAATTAGAAGATTTTGTTGTTTCAGAAATTGCAGACATTTATCCTGAAGGAAAGGGAGAATATTCCCTTTATATGCTTAAAAAATTAAATATTTCAACTTGGGACGCACTGGGGAAGATTGCAAAAAAATTGAGAATTTCCATGGATTCTATAAATTATGGAGGATTAAAAGATAAAAAGGCAATAGCTCATCAATTTATTACCATTAAAGGAGGACCTAAAAGAGATATAAAAGAAAAGGAATTTGAGCTTATATATTTAGGAAAAACAACTAAACCTATGTCGAAGGATCTCCTTATAGGAAATAAATTTGAGATTATTGTAAGAGATTTTCAAATAGAAGAAAAAAAGTTTGATAGAGAAGTAGAGTTGGTAAGAAAATTTGGACTTTCAAATTATTTTAACGAACAAAGATTTGGTTCCATTAAAAGTTCTAAGGAATTTGCTGCAAAAGAAATTATTTTAGGAAATTACGAAAGGGCTCTATATCTTATGATGGCTGAAGGAAGTGCTGTTGATATAGAAAAAACAAGAAAATTTAGAGATTGCTTAAAAAAACATTGGGGAAATTTTGAAAAATGTTTGGAATTTGCTAAAGTTAATTGGGAAAAAAATTTGCTAAATTTTTTAATAACTCATAAACCTTCTAAAAGGACTTTTAAACGAGCTTTAAATCTAGTAGATAAAGAATATCTCTTTTTCTTAGGAAATGCCTACCAAAGTTATTTGTGGAATGAAGTATTAAAAGAAGTCATTTTAAGGCTTGAAATACCATATTTTGAAATTTCTTATCTTTTAGGAAAACTATTTTTTTATAAAGAAGTACCAGCTGATAAATGGGAAATATTGAAAAATTTAAAATTACCTTTACCATCCCCTAAGCTAAAATTTAAAGAAAAGTTTGAAAACTTAAATTTAGAAGAAATTTATAATGAAATATGTAAAAGGGAAGGCTTAGACAATATTAAAAATTTGAGAAGCTTTATAAAAGGACTTATATTTAAAACCTATCCAAGACCAGCGGTTATTTTTCCAGAAAAATTAGAATGGGAAAAACTTGATAACACAACTATAAAAATAAAATTTACTTTAGAAAAAGGAGCTTATGCAACTTTAGTTGTAAAGAGGCTTTGTTATGGTTATCAGAATCCCTAACTGGCTTGGTGATGCCTTAATGGCAACCCCTGTATATTATAATCTTTGCCAAAAAGAAAAAATTTATTTATTTGGACCTTCTCCTATAGTAAATCTTTTCAAATTTTTTCCTAATACAGAAATTCTCTATTATGAAAAAGGTAATACCAAAAAAAATTTAGAAATTTTAAAACCTTTTAAAAAGGAGATTGGACTTCTTCTTACTAACTCTTTTTCTTCAGCTTGGCTTTTTTTTAGAGCTGGTATTCAAGAAAGATGGGGATATGCAAAAGACTTTAGAAGTTTTCTTTTAACAAGGGCTATCAAACCTCCTCGTCAAAAAATCCACCAAAGAGATTATTATTTATATCTCTTAAAAGCCTTAGGACTTCCTTATGAATATAAAGAGTTACTCTTACCTCTTGATGAAAAAATAGTAGAGATGGCTAAAGCTTTTTTAAAAGAACTTAAAGATAAACCCTTTGTTATTATAGCACCAGGTGCTGCTTATGGACCAGCTAAAATGTGGCCTAAGGAATATTACAAAGAACTTGCTTCCAATCTTGTGAAAAAAGGTTTTACCGTAATTGTTGTAGGAAGTTTAAAAGAAAAAGAGGTAGGAGCTTTTATAAAAGATGGAAAAAAGGAAATATATAATTTTTGCGGAAAAACAAATTTGAATGAGGTTGCAGGAATTTTCTCCTTAGCTAAAGCTGTTATTTCTAACGATTCGGGGCTTATGCATCTTGCAGCAGCTCTAAAGGTACCTCAAATTGCTATTTTTGGTTCCACTGACCCAGAAAAAACAGGACCTTTAAATAAAAAAGCTATAGTTTTAAAGGCTAATCTTTCTTGTAGTCCCTGTTTTAAAAGAACTTGCAAATACGAACACTATAATTGTCTAAAATCAATCTCTCCCAAGGAAGTTTTAGAAGCTTTAGAAAAATTAATTTCCTAATTTTTATAAATTCATCACTTCATCAATAGCTTTCTCAATTAACTCTTTTGGAGGTATTCCACTATATCCATTTTTAGTTTTATAAATACGACATACCATAGTTGGGAAATCATTTCTTCTTTCTCTTTCAATATCTAAGCCATTAATCTGAATTGTGGGAGAACCTAAGAATCTATACTTAATTGCGTCTTCCTCTGATTTAACTTCTATAATTTCAATCTCCTCTTCAATCCCTTTTTCTTTAAGTACTTCTTTTAATAAATTTAAAGCTGGTTTTACATTAGGACAACCTTTAAAATATAAAAATCTTATTTTCATAACCCACTCTTAATATTTTCTACCTTTAATTTTTAAATTTTTTATAATATTTCAGAATTTCTTGCCATTTTTCCCAGGCTTGACCTGATTGGATAAGCTCTCTGGCTTTTTTTATTCCTCCTTTAAAATCTATAGCTTTCTCACAGAGATAAATAGCTCCTCCAAGATTTAAAAGAAACATATCCATAATAGGACCTTCAAGTTTCCCTTTTAGTAAATTTTCTAAAATTTCCTTACTTTGAGAAGGATCTTTAATTGTTAATTCCTCTGGAATTGTACATCTTTCAAAACCAAAGTTTTCCGGATCTACATAATAGGTAGTAATTTTCCCATCTCTTAATTCTGAGATCTTTGTAGAGCCAGTAATAGTTATTTCATCATATCCTTCTTCACCAAAAACAACCAAAGCTCTTTTAACTCCTATACTATCAAGCACATAGGCTATTTTTTCTGTAAGCAAAAAATCATATACTCCTAATAATTGATAATTAGCCAAGGCTGGATTTAAAAGGGGTCCAAGAGTATTAAAAATAGTTCTACCGAGTTTTTTTCTTATTCCTGCAACCCTTTTAAAGGCTGGATGATAAAGAGGAGCAAAGAGAAAAGAAAATCCAATTTCTTCAAGAGCTAAAGCTCCTGCTTCAGGAGTTAAATCTAAAGGAATACCACAAGCTTCTAACAAATCTGCACTTCCACATTTACTTGAAACAGATCTATTTCCATGTTTAGCAACATAAATTCCCTCTAAAGCTGAAAGAGCTATAGCAACAGCTGTTGAAAAATTAAAAGTATGTTTGTTATCTCCTCCTGTTCCGCAGGTATCAACAATTATTGCAGATTCAGGTAAATTATGAGGTACTTTTATCATAATTTCTCTATAAGCCATTACTGCACCGGTTATTTCTTGCCAGGTTTCTCCCTTTTTTCTTAAAAGATCAAGAAATAACTCTACTTCTTCATCTTCGAAATTATTAGTAGCTATTTTTTTAAAAACTTCATAGGCTTCCTCCTTCTTTAAATTTTCTCTTTCTTTAAGTTTTGCGATAGCTTCTTTAATTTCCATTTAAACTAACCTCCTAAATCCATTTTTTCTACAAGCAAACTTGGAGAACCTATAGACCCATAAAAAGTGAGATCTGAACCAAGTTCTAAAACATTTTTAAATAATTCAAAAATATTCCCAGAAAGAGCCATTTCACAAAAATAATCTATAGGTTCTCCTTCTTTATAATAAATTCCTGAAACTCCAAAAGAAAAATCTCCAGAAATAGGATTAGCAGTATGACCCCCCAACAATTCTAAAACTTCAAAAACCTCTTTTTCTGCTTTAATAAGATCTTCTTTAGAAACTTCTCCATTCTTAAGGTAAAGATTAGTAGAAGAAATTTTAGGAAAAGATGAAAAATCGAGTCTTCTTGAATTTCCAGCTTTAAATTCTTTAAGTCCTCTTTTTTCTGCTTCTCTTTTCCAATAAGTATCAAATAAAAAGGTTTTTACTATGCCTTTTTCTATAAGTATTTTTTTATTTTGTGCTACCCCCTCATCATCAAAGGGTCTACTCTCAGGTAAAGAAGGATTAATTCCATCATCAAATAAAGTAATTTTTTCATTAAAAACATTTTTCTCCAGTTTATCTTTCAAAAAGGATCTCCCTTTTAATACTTCGTCTCCCAAGAAAGAAAATTCTAAGAGCTCTAAAAGATTAACTACTAAAAATGGAGGAAAAAGAATAGGAATTTTTAAATTTTTTCCTTTCTTGGTTTTAGAAAGAGCTATAGCCTTTTGGCAGGCAAGCTCAATCCTTTCTAAAAGAGTTTGGTAATTAAATTCAACCCCTTCATACCATTCATAAGCTTCGGCTTCTTTATTATTTTTAGCAACTACCGAGATAATAAAACTATAAAAGGGACTTTCCCAAAACAATTCAAGTTCATTTCTAATTAAAATATATTTAATTTTCCCAAAAGAAAGTTTAATTTTTTCAACTCTTGTTATTGAAGAATCAAAACCAAAGGCTTTTTCTTCTAATTCAGTAAGTTTTTCTTTAACTTCATTTACAGAGATATTGAGGTCTTTTGAAAAATAAATTTCTGGATATTTTTTTTCTTTTTCCGGAAAAATAGAAGGCACACCGTATTTTGAAAGAGCTTTAGCTTTTAAAACCGCTTCTTCTAAGTCTAAAAAGTTAAAGGACGTACTATAAGAGAGACCAGCTTTTCCATCTTCATTTAAATATCTTATGGAAATATTTTGATCTTTATATTTTTCTTCTAAAAAATCTTTTCTATCCCTTTTTTCTAATTCAAAACCCTCTTCAATTTCTATCCAAAATTCAACAGGTTCTTTTTGAGATATTTTTTTAATTTCTTTTAAAAATTCCATAAATATTATTTTAAAATGCTTTTTCCAGCAAAAATAGCTGCAGAACCAAGGTATTCTTCAATTCTTAAAAGTTGATTAAATTTAGCTACTCTTTCACTTCTTGCTGGTGCTCCAGTTTTTATTTGTCCTGTATTCAAAGCTACTGCAAAATCAGCAATAAAAGTATCTTCTGTTTCCCCTGAACGATGAGAAACCATGCATTTCCAATTATTTCTATAAGCTAATTCTACAGCAGAAATTGTCTCAGTTAGTGTACCTATTTGATTAAGTTTAATTAGAACTGCATTAGCAAGTTTTTCTTTAATTCCCCATTCAATTCTTTTAGGATTGGTTACAAATATATCATCTCCAACAATTTGGATTTTATTTCCTAAACTTTTAGTAATAAGTTTAAACCCTTCAGGATCATCTTCTGCGAAGGGATCCTCAATTGATATAATAGGATAATTTTTAACTAATTTTT
The window above is part of the Thermodesulfobacterium geofontis OPF15 genome. Proteins encoded here:
- the secA gene encoding preprotein translocase subunit SecA; this translates as MIARVLAKIVGTKNERELKRLKPIVEKINSLEPEMQKLSDAELSRKTVEFKERLERGATLDDILPEAFAVVREAARRVLGMRHFDVQIMGGIVLHEGKIAEMKTGEGKTLVATLPAYLNALTGKGVHIVTVNDYLAKRDAEWMGPIYRFLGLTVGYLQNQMSDSERKKAYACDITYGTNSEFGFDYLRDNMKYSLEDMVQRGHYYAIIDEVDSILIDEARTPLIISGPSEESTDLYYYIDEIVRKLKKDIHFTVDEKTKNAFLTEEGIAECERLLGIKNLYNPRYVRLIHHINQALRAHHLFKRDVDYVVKDGKVIIVDEFTGRLMPGRRWSDGLHQAIEAKERLRIEAENQTLAMITIQNYFRMYEKLAGMTGTAETEAAEFKEIYNLDVVVIPTHKPMIRIDYPDVVFRTQKEKFEKVVEEIEKCYKEGRPVLVGTTSIEKNELLSKMLKKRKIPHQVLNAKHHEKEAQIIAQAGRSHTVTIATNMAGRGVDIILGGNPEGLAKAQLEAEGYDLSEIDERAWNEVLAMARQGLDPTTKYKDYWAKVLYEKYLECQKDAEKVKALGGLYIIGTERHESRRIDNQLRGRAGRQGDPGASRFFLSLEDDLLRLFGSEKLKTFMEKLGLPEGEPLEHPWLSKAIEQAQKKVEAYHFEIRKYLLEYDDVMNKQRETIYSQRKEILKSDSIKDWIISMIEEKCEEIVEEAFIENKHFEKENLETLLQRFKEIFAFSPEIDVNFSKKEDLVKELKNSALKRYEEKEKIIGSETLRGLEKYFLLTTIDTLWKEHLLMLDHLKESTGLRGYGQKNPLQEYKKEAFYLFVDLMKRIKEITLSYLFRIEIKETRESSEEIIEELEKEEIDSKKLQYKREDPFKEGEEAASQPIRVQKIGRNDPCPCGSGKKYKKCCGKNLEQGEIRDEMSKM
- the truD gene encoding tRNA pseudouridine(13) synthase TruD; this encodes MKIKEKLEDFVVSEIADIYPEGKGEYSLYMLKKLNISTWDALGKIAKKLRISMDSINYGGLKDKKAIAHQFITIKGGPKRDIKEKEFELIYLGKTTKPMSKDLLIGNKFEIIVRDFQIEEKKFDREVELVRKFGLSNYFNEQRFGSIKSSKEFAAKEIILGNYERALYLMMAEGSAVDIEKTRKFRDCLKKHWGNFEKCLEFAKVNWEKNLLNFLITHKPSKRTFKRALNLVDKEYLFFLGNAYQSYLWNEVLKEVILRLEIPYFEISYLLGKLFFYKEVPADKWEILKNLKLPLPSPKLKFKEKFENLNLEEIYNEICKREGLDNIKNLRSFIKGLIFKTYPRPAVIFPEKLEWEKLDNTTIKIKFTLEKGAYATLVVKRLCYGYQNP
- the waaF gene encoding lipopolysaccharide heptosyltransferase II, which gives rise to MVIRIPNWLGDALMATPVYYNLCQKEKIYLFGPSPIVNLFKFFPNTEILYYEKGNTKKNLEILKPFKKEIGLLLTNSFSSAWLFFRAGIQERWGYAKDFRSFLLTRAIKPPRQKIHQRDYYLYLLKALGLPYEYKELLLPLDEKIVEMAKAFLKELKDKPFVIIAPGAAYGPAKMWPKEYYKELASNLVKKGFTVIVVGSLKEKEVGAFIKDGKKEIYNFCGKTNLNEVAGIFSLAKAVISNDSGLMHLAAALKVPQIAIFGSTDPEKTGPLNKKAIVLKANLSCSPCFKRTCKYEHYNCLKSISPKEVLEALEKLIS
- a CDS encoding DF family (seleno)protein; the encoded protein is MKIRFLYFKGCPNVKPALNLLKEVLKEKGIEEEIEIIEVKSEEDAIKYRFLGSPTIQINGLDIERERRNDFPTMVCRIYKTKNGYSGIPPKELIEKAIDEVMNL
- the trpD gene encoding anthranilate phosphoribosyltransferase, with product MEIKEAIAKLKERENLKKEEAYEVFKKIATNNFEDEEVELFLDLLRKKGETWQEITGAVMAYREIMIKVPHNLPESAIIVDTCGTGGDNKHTFNFSTAVAIALSALEGIYVAKHGNRSVSSKCGSADLLEACGIPLDLTPEAGALALEEIGFSFLFAPLYHPAFKRVAGIRKKLGRTIFNTLGPLLNPALANYQLLGVYDFLLTEKIAYVLDSIGVKRALVVFGEEGYDEITITGSTKISELRDGKITTYYVDPENFGFERCTIPEELTIKDPSQSKEILENLLKGKLEGPIMDMFLLNLGGAIYLCEKAIDFKGGIKKARELIQSGQAWEKWQEILKYYKKFKN
- a CDS encoding TldD/PmbA family protein, which encodes MEFLKEIKKISQKEPVEFWIEIEEGFELEKRDRKDFLEEKYKDQNISIRYLNEDGKAGLSYSTSFNFLDLEEAVLKAKALSKYGVPSIFPEKEKKYPEIYFSKDLNISVNEVKEKLTELEEKAFGFDSSITRVEKIKLSFGKIKYILIRNELELFWESPFYSFIISVVAKNNKEAEAYEWYEGVEFNYQTLLERIELACQKAIALSKTKKGKNLKIPILFPPFLVVNLLELLEFSFLGDEVLKGRSFLKDKLEKNVFNEKITLFDDGINPSLPESRPFDDEGVAQNKKILIEKGIVKTFLFDTYWKREAEKRGLKEFKAGNSRRLDFSSFPKISSTNLYLKNGEVSKEDLIKAEKEVFEVLELLGGHTANPISGDFSFGVSGIYYKEGEPIDYFCEMALSGNIFELFKNVLELGSDLTFYGSIGSPSLLVEKMDLGG